From a single Calothrix sp. NIES-2098 genomic region:
- the moaA gene encoding molybdenum cofactor biosynthesis protein A: protein MRIAHPTKTTMPTRNYLFYGLTNSVCSKCLVKVEAKIIFQDDCVYLVKHCPTHGREEVLIADDIEYYKKSLEFIKPGDMPLKFNTPIKYGCPYDCGLCPDHEQHSCLTLIEVTDRCNLSCPICYADSGAEEVSQLSHQPRKHRSLAQIESMIDAVVANEGEPQIVQLSGGEPTIHPEFFQILDIVKNKPIKHLMINTNGVMIAKDKSFCDRLSQYMPGIEIYLQFDSFEADALKELRGADLRNVREKAIAHLNEYNISTTLVVTLKKGLNDNEIGKIIEYALQQKCIRGVTFQPIQAAGRLTGFDAKRDRYTLTEVRRSILEQSPYFKPEDILPVPCHPDSLAMAYALKLNGKVIPLTGLINPDVFVKIMPNSVLYEQNEDLKQQIFQLFSTSHSPNSAALSLKQLLCCLPMIAVPEGINYSNVFRVMIVQFLDPFNFDVRSVKRSCIHIVHPDGRIIPFDTFNMFYREGSAGSHFVNNRPS, encoded by the coding sequence GTGCGCATTGCCCACCCTACAAAAACTACCATGCCTACTCGCAATTATCTATTTTACGGTTTAACTAATAGTGTTTGCTCCAAATGTTTAGTTAAAGTAGAAGCCAAAATCATTTTTCAAGATGATTGTGTTTACCTAGTTAAACATTGTCCCACTCACGGACGGGAAGAGGTTTTAATAGCTGATGATATTGAATATTATAAAAAGTCATTAGAATTTATCAAACCTGGGGATATGCCCCTCAAGTTTAATACTCCTATCAAATATGGCTGTCCTTATGATTGTGGACTTTGCCCAGATCACGAACAGCATAGTTGTTTAACATTAATTGAAGTGACAGATCGATGTAATCTTTCTTGTCCAATTTGTTATGCTGATTCTGGCGCGGAAGAAGTTTCCCAATTATCTCATCAACCACGAAAGCATCGCAGTTTAGCGCAAATTGAAAGCATGATTGATGCGGTGGTAGCAAATGAAGGCGAACCGCAGATAGTGCAATTAAGTGGTGGGGAACCAACCATTCATCCTGAGTTTTTTCAAATCTTGGATATTGTCAAAAATAAGCCGATTAAGCATTTAATGATCAATACCAATGGCGTGATGATTGCTAAGGATAAATCTTTTTGCGATCGCTTGAGCCAATATATGCCAGGAATTGAAATATATTTGCAATTTGATAGCTTTGAAGCCGACGCTTTAAAAGAGTTACGCGGTGCAGATTTACGGAATGTGCGCGAAAAAGCAATTGCCCATCTCAACGAATATAATATCTCCACTACTTTGGTTGTCACCTTGAAAAAAGGATTGAATGACAACGAAATTGGTAAAATTATCGAGTATGCTTTACAACAAAAATGTATCCGAGGCGTGACTTTTCAACCGATACAAGCCGCCGGAAGATTAACAGGATTTGACGCCAAACGAGACAGATACACCTTAACAGAAGTTCGTCGCTCAATTTTAGAACAAAGTCCTTATTTTAAACCTGAAGATATTCTTCCAGTTCCCTGTCATCCCGATTCTTTAGCGATGGCTTATGCATTGAAACTCAATGGTAAAGTTATACCTTTGACTGGGTTAATTAATCCAGATGTTTTTGTCAAAATCATGCCGAACAGCGTGCTTTACGAACAAAATGAAGACCTGAAGCAGCAAATTTTTCAATTATTTTCTACCAGTCATTCACCAAACTCTGCGGCTTTATCACTCAAGCAACTTCTATGTTGTTTACCAATGATAGCCGTACCAGAAGGGATTAATTACTCCAATGTATTTCGAGTAATGATTGTGCAGTTTCTCGACCCTTTTAATTTTGATGTTCGTTCGGTTAAGCGCTCTTGTATTCATATTGTGCATCCAGATGGTAGGATTATCCCATTTGATACTTTCAATATGTTTTACCGCGAGGGTAGCGCTGGATCTCACTTTGTGAATAACCGTCCCTCGTGA
- the lgt gene encoding prolipoprotein diacylglyceryl transferase has protein sequence MLTFPVYIGIGSLRIHPHILFESLAYTTAFRLLIRRVRKDSIAPSQRSSVIVGGMVGALIGAKMLVWLQHIDLIWQNQQQLLLLLLQGKTVVGALLGGLIGVEITKKIFGIHQSTGDVFVYPLIWGTAIGRIGCFLTGLSDRTYGIATNLPWGIDFGDGVHRHPTQLYEILFLGLLILFLHFRSRYQYHNGDLFKFYLVSYLGFRFLVDFIKPEFHPFLGLSAIQLACLLTILYYRRSITQMFQFKN, from the coding sequence ATGTTGACTTTCCCTGTTTATATCGGGATAGGTTCGTTGCGAATTCATCCGCATATTTTATTTGAATCTTTAGCTTATACTACTGCCTTTCGATTATTAATTCGCCGCGTTCGCAAAGATTCTATTGCACCTAGCCAACGTAGTTCGGTAATAGTTGGTGGTATGGTAGGTGCTTTAATTGGAGCCAAAATGCTTGTTTGGCTGCAACATATTGATTTAATTTGGCAAAATCAACAGCAATTACTTTTACTATTACTGCAAGGTAAAACAGTTGTCGGCGCACTTTTAGGCGGGTTGATTGGTGTAGAAATTACCAAAAAAATTTTTGGTATTCATCAATCTACAGGTGATGTATTTGTTTATCCTTTAATTTGGGGAACAGCGATTGGTAGGATTGGTTGCTTTCTGACAGGGTTGAGCGATCGCACTTACGGTATCGCTACAAACCTACCTTGGGGGATAGATTTTGGCGATGGCGTTCACCGTCATCCTACACAATTATATGAAATCTTATTTTTAGGATTATTAATTTTATTTTTGCACTTTCGCAGCCGCTATCAATATCACAATGGTGATTTATTTAAATTTTATTTAGTTTCCTATTTAGGCTTTCGTTTTCTGGTAGATTTCATTAAACCTGAGTTTCATCCTTTCTTAGGATTGAGTGCTATTCAACTTGCTTGCCTATTAACTATTTTGTATTACCGCCGCAGTATTACCCAGATGTTTCAATTTAAAAATTGA
- a CDS encoding CBS domain-containing protein → MKHLKSRSQDLRSLFENNITIEYVAEPLKAVSAEAEVIQVLQWMQARDFDVVGVELGDTITGYVERASLLKATSGKTCNDYQRVFHPRELIAISTPLMKLLPILQQTPRLFVLDCNQVTGIITCGDLQKAPARMLLFGLVTLLEMNLLRLVRLYYADDTWQKVLKPERLQVAQRLWRESQERNEATDLLDYLQFCDKRELVLNQPELLEQLGLKSKRFGERFLKSAEQLRNRLAHAQNLVSGSSWIELISLAEAMETLLIRCEEIE, encoded by the coding sequence ATGAAACACCTTAAATCGCGTTCTCAAGATTTGCGGAGTTTGTTTGAGAACAACATCACAATTGAATACGTCGCAGAACCCCTCAAAGCAGTGTCGGCAGAAGCTGAGGTAATACAAGTGTTGCAATGGATGCAAGCACGAGACTTTGATGTAGTTGGTGTGGAGTTGGGAGATACTATCACTGGCTATGTAGAACGCGCCAGCTTGCTCAAAGCCACATCAGGGAAGACATGCAACGACTATCAGCGAGTATTTCATCCTAGAGAACTCATTGCTATTTCCACCCCACTGATGAAATTGCTACCAATTCTACAACAAACTCCCCGATTATTTGTGCTTGACTGTAATCAGGTGACAGGAATTATTACCTGTGGCGATTTGCAAAAAGCACCTGCACGAATGCTACTGTTTGGCTTAGTCACGCTATTAGAAATGAATTTGCTGCGACTTGTGCGACTTTACTATGCTGATGATACTTGGCAGAAAGTTTTAAAGCCAGAACGTTTACAAGTTGCGCAAAGATTATGGCGTGAAAGTCAAGAAAGAAACGAAGCTACAGATTTGTTAGATTATCTGCAATTTTGCGATAAACGCGAGTTAGTTTTAAATCAACCAGAACTGCTTGAGCAACTTGGACTAAAATCAAAGCGATTTGGAGAGCGTTTTCTTAAATCTGCCGAACAGCTACGTAATCGATTAGCACACGCACAAAATTTAGTTAGTGGTTCCTCTTGGATAGAATTAATTTCCCTCGCAGAAGCAATGGAAACATTATTAATTCGCTGCGAGGAAATTGAGTGA